A window from Agrobacterium tumefaciens encodes these proteins:
- a CDS encoding ABC transporter ATP-binding protein: MNAYLKLDHIDKYFDKGGSRAEVLKGINLTIEKGEFVSVIGHSGCGKSTMLNLIAGLTKVSAGAVLLENREVNEPGPERAVVFQNHSLLPWLSVYENVNLAVDKVFRNTKTRAERHDWVMRNLDLVQMGHAKDKKPSEISGGMKQRVGIARALAMEPKILLLDEPFGALDALTRAHLQDAVMEIHARLGNTMVMITHDVDEAVLLSDRIVMMTNGPAAHIGEELDVPLARPRNRIELASDKTYLKCREAVLKFLYERHRFVEAAE; this comes from the coding sequence ATGAACGCTTATCTGAAGCTCGATCATATCGATAAATATTTCGACAAGGGCGGCTCCCGCGCCGAGGTGCTGAAAGGCATCAACCTTACCATCGAAAAAGGCGAATTCGTCTCCGTCATCGGCCATTCCGGCTGTGGCAAATCCACGATGCTTAACCTCATCGCCGGACTGACGAAGGTTTCAGCCGGTGCCGTGCTCCTCGAAAACCGGGAGGTCAACGAGCCCGGCCCGGAACGCGCCGTCGTGTTCCAGAACCACAGCCTGCTGCCCTGGCTTTCCGTCTATGAAAACGTCAACCTCGCCGTCGACAAGGTGTTTCGCAACACCAAGACTCGGGCCGAGCGGCATGACTGGGTTATGCGCAATCTCGATCTCGTGCAGATGGGACATGCGAAGGACAAGAAACCCTCGGAAATTTCCGGCGGCATGAAGCAGCGCGTCGGCATTGCCCGCGCGCTTGCCATGGAGCCGAAAATCCTGCTGCTCGACGAGCCTTTCGGCGCGCTGGACGCGCTGACCCGCGCCCACCTTCAGGACGCGGTGATGGAAATCCACGCCCGGCTTGGCAACACCATGGTCATGATCACCCATGATGTGGACGAGGCCGTGCTCTTGTCCGACCGCATCGTGATGATGACCAATGGTCCCGCTGCTCATATCGGCGAAGAGCTTGATGTGCCGCTGGCACGCCCGCGCAACCGCATCGAGCTTGCATCCGACAAGACCTACCTCAAATGCCGCGAAGCCGTGCTGAAGTTCCTCTACGAACGTCACCGCTTCGTCGAAGCCGCGGAGTAA
- a CDS encoding CmpA/NrtA family ABC transporter substrate-binding protein: protein MKTIFSGTVSRRTILKTTATAALVTAVRTAFPSGAFAATAEPEVKGAKLGFIALTDAAPLIIAAEKGLFAKHGMPEVEVLKQASWGATRDNLVLGGTSNGIDGAHILTPMPYLMHTGKVTQNNVPVPMTILARLNLDSQGISVAKEYAETGVQLDASKLKAAFEKKKAEGKEIKAAMTFPGGTHDLWIRYWLAAGGIDPDKDVSTIVVPPPQMVANMKVGNMDVFCVGEPWNEQLVNQGIGFTACTTGELWKGHPEKALGMRADWVEKNPNATKALLMAVMEAQQWCDEMANKEEMSTILGKRQWFNVPPKDVLGRLKGNINYGNGRVLENTGLQMKFWQDHASYPFHSHDSWFITENIRWGKFAPDTDVKALVAKVNREDIWRAAAKDLGVADLPASTSRGKETFFDGKVFDPENPSAYLESLSIKAAS, encoded by the coding sequence ATGAAGACGATATTTTCCGGCACCGTCAGCCGCCGCACGATACTGAAGACGACAGCCACCGCAGCCCTCGTCACCGCCGTTCGCACCGCGTTTCCGTCAGGCGCTTTCGCGGCCACAGCAGAACCGGAAGTGAAAGGTGCGAAACTCGGTTTCATCGCGCTCACCGACGCTGCGCCGCTCATCATTGCGGCTGAAAAGGGACTTTTCGCCAAGCACGGCATGCCTGAGGTCGAGGTTCTGAAACAGGCCTCATGGGGTGCGACGCGCGACAATCTCGTGCTCGGCGGCACCTCGAACGGCATCGACGGCGCGCATATTCTGACGCCGATGCCCTATCTCATGCATACCGGCAAGGTGACGCAGAACAATGTGCCGGTGCCGATGACAATCCTCGCGCGCCTCAATCTCGATAGCCAGGGCATTTCAGTCGCCAAGGAATATGCCGAAACAGGTGTTCAGCTTGACGCCTCCAAGCTGAAAGCGGCTTTCGAGAAGAAGAAGGCCGAAGGCAAGGAAATCAAGGCTGCCATGACCTTCCCCGGCGGTACACATGATCTGTGGATCCGCTATTGGCTCGCGGCCGGCGGTATCGACCCGGACAAGGACGTCTCCACCATCGTCGTTCCGCCGCCGCAAATGGTCGCCAACATGAAGGTCGGCAACATGGACGTCTTCTGTGTGGGCGAGCCGTGGAACGAGCAACTCGTCAATCAGGGCATTGGCTTCACGGCCTGTACCACCGGCGAACTCTGGAAGGGCCATCCGGAAAAGGCACTCGGCATGCGGGCCGACTGGGTGGAAAAGAACCCCAACGCCACCAAGGCCCTGCTGATGGCCGTGATGGAGGCGCAGCAATGGTGCGACGAGATGGCGAACAAGGAGGAGATGTCCACTATCCTCGGCAAACGCCAGTGGTTCAACGTCCCGCCGAAGGATGTTCTCGGGCGCCTCAAGGGTAATATCAATTACGGCAACGGCCGAGTGCTGGAAAATACCGGCCTGCAGATGAAGTTCTGGCAGGACCACGCTTCTTATCCCTTCCACAGCCATGACAGCTGGTTCATCACCGAAAACATCCGCTGGGGCAAGTTTGCGCCCGATACGGATGTGAAGGCGCTCGTTGCGAAGGTGAACCGTGAGGATATCTGGCGTGCAGCGGCCAAGGATCTCGGCGTTGCCGATCTTCCTGCCTCCACTTCGCGCGGCAAGGAAACCTTCTTCGACGGCAAGGTCTTCGACCCTGAAAACCCGTCGGCCTATCTCGAAAGCCTTTCCATCAAGGCGGCCTCCTGA
- a CDS encoding NRAMP family divalent metal transporter, with protein sequence MEQKMPTPADPNEAAHKAKTRRYALLSAMFLMSMSAVGPGFITQTANFTVKLGAAFAFAILISILIDFVVQANIWRIVTITRMRAPAIANAAIPGSGYLLAILVIIGGLFFNVGNIGGAGLGFNAMIDLDPKIGGAIGALAAIGIFLSRRAGIAMDRVVFVAAFVKLALILYAAYVSGPPVAEAFRQTFLPDTIDFVTITTIVGGTVGGYITYAGAHRLLDKGMVGVENISAVNRAALSGIAITGVLRYILFLAILGVVASGVVIDLSGKAANPAGQAFHAAAGNIGYRLFGAVFLASAMTSIIGAAYTSVSFLTAFKPDITERQRNFATVGFIAISLIAYIIITTPPAAMLVFVGGLNGLVLPIGLSIFMYAAWKRADLMHGYHYPRWLLILGVLTCALTWYMAYKSVGAIFGLLGY encoded by the coding sequence ATGGAGCAGAAAATGCCCACGCCCGCCGACCCGAATGAGGCGGCACATAAAGCGAAAACCCGGCGTTATGCCTTGCTTTCGGCAATGTTCCTGATGTCGATGTCGGCCGTAGGGCCGGGCTTCATTACACAGACGGCGAATTTCACGGTGAAGCTGGGCGCCGCATTCGCATTCGCCATTCTCATTTCCATCCTGATCGACTTCGTCGTGCAGGCCAATATCTGGCGCATCGTCACCATCACCCGCATGCGGGCGCCAGCGATTGCCAATGCCGCCATTCCGGGTTCGGGTTATCTGCTCGCCATCCTCGTCATCATCGGCGGCCTGTTCTTCAACGTCGGTAACATCGGCGGCGCCGGTCTCGGCTTCAACGCCATGATCGATCTCGACCCGAAGATCGGTGGCGCCATTGGCGCGCTGGCGGCCATCGGCATCTTCCTGTCGCGCCGTGCAGGCATCGCCATGGACCGGGTCGTTTTCGTGGCGGCCTTCGTCAAGCTCGCGCTCATCCTTTATGCAGCATATGTTTCCGGCCCGCCGGTGGCGGAAGCCTTCCGCCAGACTTTCCTGCCCGATACCATCGATTTCGTCACCATCACCACCATCGTCGGCGGCACGGTCGGCGGTTACATCACCTATGCCGGGGCGCATCGCCTGCTGGACAAGGGCATGGTGGGCGTTGAAAATATCAGCGCGGTCAATCGCGCGGCGCTGAGCGGCATCGCGATAACAGGCGTGCTGCGCTACATCCTGTTCCTCGCCATCCTCGGCGTCGTCGCAAGCGGCGTGGTCATCGATCTTTCCGGCAAGGCCGCAAATCCGGCGGGCCAGGCTTTCCATGCCGCCGCCGGCAATATCGGCTACCGCCTGTTTGGCGCGGTTTTCCTCGCCTCGGCCATGACCAGCATCATCGGCGCGGCCTATACGTCGGTTTCCTTCCTGACGGCCTTCAAGCCTGACATCACGGAACGGCAGCGCAATTTCGCCACCGTCGGCTTTATCGCTATTTCGCTGATTGCCTATATCATCATCACCACACCGCCTGCCGCCATGCTCGTCTTCGTCGGCGGCCTGAACGGTCTTGTGCTGCCCATCGGTCTTTCGATCTTCATGTATGCCGCATGGAAACGCGCCGATCTGATGCATGGTTATCATTATCCGCGCTGGCTTCTGATCCTTGGCGTACTGACCTGCGCGCTCACCTGGTATATGGCCTATAAATCGGTCGGCGCGATCTTCGGCCTGCTCGGCTACTGA
- a CDS encoding CmpA/NrtA family ABC transporter substrate-binding protein — MAAPEKTAGSGSGAAQMLGAPALVGSDRQKILRAGFIPLVDASVLIAAAEFGFAEREGLVLDLVKDVSWANVRDRLAFRQFDIAHMLSPMPVASMLGLGSNPSPTITPFSLGRGGNAITLSTRLFARMKALTGLSETAGALENATALKLVLDDMRARGEAPPTLGMTYPFSSHNYEFRYWLAAGGIHPDHDVKLVVVPPPMTSDALAAGAIDGFCVGAPWNIVAAERGVGRIVAAKQDLWPSAPEKVIGMRPEWAESQQETVGRLLTALDAAASWCDLADNHDALSGALADPRYIDAPQSIIRRVLSGEFSIDSQGNRRVIDKYFTFHGDHANYPRQGQALWIYSQMIRWGQAELSQTGVNAALSAYRPDIYRAALGDGKAPDDADVRIEGQEEGDRFVDGVVFDPADIAGYVNSFSVRTSAPVSPASGEA; from the coding sequence ATGGCGGCACCGGAAAAAACGGCAGGATCGGGGAGCGGAGCAGCGCAAATGCTCGGTGCACCCGCACTGGTGGGTAGCGACCGGCAGAAAATCCTGCGTGCGGGCTTTATTCCGCTTGTCGATGCATCCGTGCTGATTGCCGCCGCCGAATTCGGTTTTGCCGAACGCGAAGGGCTGGTGCTCGATCTCGTCAAGGACGTCTCCTGGGCCAATGTGCGTGACCGGCTGGCCTTCCGGCAATTCGATATCGCCCATATGCTATCGCCGATGCCGGTTGCCTCCATGCTCGGGCTGGGTTCCAATCCGTCGCCGACGATCACACCCTTTTCGCTCGGGCGCGGCGGCAATGCGATTACGCTTTCGACCCGCCTTTTTGCGCGGATGAAGGCGCTGACGGGGCTTTCGGAGACGGCTGGTGCGCTTGAAAATGCCACGGCCCTGAAGCTTGTGCTTGACGATATGAGGGCGCGCGGCGAAGCGCCGCCGACGCTTGGCATGACCTATCCGTTTTCCTCGCATAATTACGAATTCCGCTATTGGCTCGCCGCCGGCGGCATTCACCCCGACCATGACGTCAAGCTGGTGGTGGTGCCGCCGCCCATGACCTCGGATGCGCTGGCGGCAGGCGCCATTGATGGCTTCTGCGTCGGTGCGCCTTGGAACATCGTCGCCGCCGAGCGCGGTGTCGGCAGGATTGTCGCCGCCAAGCAGGATTTATGGCCCTCTGCCCCCGAAAAGGTCATCGGCATGCGGCCCGAATGGGCGGAAAGCCAGCAGGAAACGGTGGGACGACTGCTGACGGCGCTCGATGCCGCCGCAAGCTGGTGTGATCTCGCGGATAATCACGACGCGCTGAGTGGCGCGCTGGCCGATCCGCGTTATATCGATGCGCCACAAAGCATCATCCGCCGCGTACTATCAGGCGAATTCAGCATCGACAGCCAGGGCAACCGCCGGGTCATCGACAAATATTTCACCTTCCATGGCGACCACGCCAATTATCCGCGTCAGGGCCAGGCGTTGTGGATTTACAGCCAGATGATCCGCTGGGGGCAGGCGGAATTGTCTCAGACCGGCGTGAACGCCGCTCTTTCCGCCTATCGGCCGGATATTTATCGGGCGGCTTTGGGTGACGGGAAAGCGCCTGATGATGCCGATGTCCGCATCGAGGGGCAGGAAGAGGGGGACCGCTTCGTGGATGGTGTCGTGTTCGATCCTGCCGATATCGCCGGTTATGTGAACAGCTTTTCCGTACGCACATCCGCACCGGTTTCCCCCGCGTCGGGAGAGGCATGA
- a CDS encoding ANTAR domain-containing response regulator — protein MTLRDLTILVIDENAIRASIIEEGLREAGYQRVTVIHEVNGVARTIETLQPDVIFIDLENPNRDMMEHLFQLTRTVGRPIAMFVDRSDTASIEAAVEAGVSAYVVDGLKKERVKPILDMAVSRFNAFSRLQRELADARSALEERKVIERAKGILMKMRGLSEEEAFALLRQTAMNEKKKISEIAQSVVTAAGLLM, from the coding sequence ATGACGCTTCGCGACCTTACCATTCTTGTCATAGACGAAAACGCGATCCGCGCCTCCATCATCGAAGAGGGGCTGCGCGAGGCCGGCTATCAGCGCGTTACCGTCATCCATGAAGTGAACGGGGTGGCGCGCACCATCGAGACGCTGCAACCCGACGTCATCTTCATCGACCTTGAAAACCCTAACCGCGACATGATGGAGCATCTGTTCCAGCTGACCCGCACGGTCGGACGCCCCATCGCCATGTTTGTCGATCGCTCCGATACGGCCTCCATTGAGGCGGCCGTCGAGGCGGGGGTGTCGGCCTATGTGGTGGACGGGCTGAAGAAGGAGCGGGTGAAACCCATTCTCGACATGGCGGTCAGCCGCTTTAATGCCTTCAGCCGCCTGCAGCGAGAACTTGCCGATGCCAGATCGGCGCTGGAGGAGCGCAAGGTCATCGAGCGGGCCAAGGGCATTCTGATGAAGATGCGCGGTCTGTCCGAGGAGGAAGCCTTTGCGCTTCTGCGGCAGACGGCGATGAATGAGAAAAAGAAGATTTCCGAGATCGCGCAAAGCGTGGTCACCGCGGCCGGTCTGTTGATGTGA
- the ntrB gene encoding nitrate ABC transporter permease, whose product MSALARKFKEEPQQPAVQKANVVALSPKHPPRIDLRKWGAAAARNTIPPLVVLAVLLGVWQLLCSAPGSSLPPPSQVFEESYDLIVSPFFHNGSQDIGLGLRVLVSLERVAYGFGLAAIAGIVLGAVIGQSVWAMRGLDPIFQVLRTVPPLAWLPLSLAAFQDSNPSAIFVIFITSIWPVIINTAVGVRNIPQDYRNVAKVLRLNQLEFFFKIMLPSAAPYIFTGLRIGVGLSWLAIVAAEMLTGGVGIGFFIWDAWNSSRLPDIIVALAYIGVVGFMLDKLVAALGKVITRGAAAN is encoded by the coding sequence ATGTCCGCATTGGCCCGAAAATTCAAGGAAGAGCCGCAGCAGCCGGCAGTGCAGAAGGCAAACGTCGTGGCACTTTCGCCCAAACATCCACCGCGGATCGATCTTCGCAAATGGGGTGCCGCGGCGGCCCGTAACACCATACCGCCGCTTGTCGTCCTCGCCGTCCTGCTCGGCGTCTGGCAGCTGCTCTGTTCCGCCCCCGGCTCATCGCTGCCGCCTCCGAGTCAGGTTTTCGAGGAGAGTTACGATCTCATCGTATCGCCGTTCTTCCATAATGGTTCGCAGGATATCGGTCTTGGCCTGCGTGTGCTGGTCTCGCTCGAACGTGTGGCTTACGGTTTCGGCCTCGCCGCCATTGCCGGCATCGTGCTCGGCGCGGTGATCGGCCAGTCAGTCTGGGCGATGCGTGGCCTCGACCCGATCTTTCAGGTGCTGCGCACCGTGCCGCCGTTGGCCTGGCTGCCGCTTTCGCTGGCCGCCTTTCAGGACAGCAACCCGTCGGCCATTTTCGTGATCTTCATCACCTCCATCTGGCCGGTCATCATCAACACCGCTGTGGGCGTGCGCAACATCCCACAGGATTACCGCAATGTGGCGAAGGTACTGCGGCTCAACCAGCTCGAATTCTTCTTCAAGATCATGTTGCCTTCGGCCGCGCCCTACATCTTCACCGGCCTGCGCATCGGTGTCGGCCTTTCGTGGCTCGCGATCGTCGCGGCTGAAATGCTGACCGGTGGCGTCGGCATCGGTTTCTTCATCTGGGATGCGTGGAACTCCTCTCGCCTGCCCGACATCATCGTGGCGCTCGCCTACATCGGCGTCGTCGGCTTCATGCTCGACAAGCTGGTGGCGGCGCTCGGCAAGGTCATCACCCGCGGCGCTGCGGCCAACTAG
- a CDS encoding GntR family transcriptional regulator: MTETIEGLPLADRLAKGIRTLLISGELAPGQRLSEAALSERFDVSRNSLREAFRLLTKDGLLRHEANRGVFVAVPTMSSVIDIYRVRRMVECGALRQAWHKHPAIKAMRLAVEDAKIRREEADWLGVGSANMKFHAAVVDLQDSARISDFYERIAAELRLCFGLLKDPEQLHSPFVDMNSKILSLMEEGKAQEAGNEMEIYLNLSERTVLKALERAVEHAS, from the coding sequence ATGACGGAAACGATAGAGGGTCTGCCGCTTGCGGATCGATTGGCCAAGGGCATCCGCACCCTGCTGATATCAGGTGAGCTGGCGCCGGGGCAGCGCCTTTCCGAGGCAGCCCTCAGCGAACGTTTCGACGTCTCCCGCAATTCGCTGCGCGAAGCCTTTCGGCTTCTGACGAAGGACGGGCTGCTGCGTCACGAGGCGAACCGCGGTGTGTTCGTTGCCGTTCCCACCATGTCTTCGGTCATCGATATCTACCGGGTGCGGCGCATGGTGGAATGCGGCGCACTGCGTCAGGCCTGGCACAAGCACCCTGCCATCAAGGCGATGCGGTTGGCGGTAGAGGATGCCAAGATCAGGCGTGAAGAGGCCGACTGGCTGGGCGTGGGCAGCGCCAACATGAAATTTCATGCAGCGGTTGTCGATCTTCAAGACAGTGCCCGGATCAGCGATTTTTATGAGCGTATCGCCGCGGAACTCAGGCTTTGTTTCGGGCTCTTGAAAGATCCCGAACAGCTTCATTCCCCCTTTGTCGACATGAACAGCAAAATCCTGTCGCTGATGGAGGAAGGCAAGGCGCAAGAGGCGGGCAATGAGATGGAAATCTATCTCAATCTTTCCGAGCGCACGGTCCTCAAGGCGCTCGAACGCGCCGTCGAACACGCATCCTGA
- the nirB gene encoding nitrite reductase large subunit NirB translates to MTQKLVIIGNGMAPGRMLENLFETAPGLYDVTIFNAEPRVNYDRIMLSPVLSGEKSYEDIVIHNDEWYAANNVTLHKGAKVTGIDRDNKTVTSENGITVSYDRLVIATGSLPFIIPVPGHQLPGVLAYRDLDDVTKMLEIAKGKGRAIVIGAGLLGLEAAYGLKRQGMDVTVIHLMPTIMERQLDPAAAYLLEKALNERGIDIITKANTKCILGEDKVEGIELEDGRVIKGDMVVMAVGIRPASGLAKEAGIAVNRGIVVDDGMMTSDASIYALGECAEHRGMCYGLVAPLYESARVLADRLCGGSAEYHGSVTNTKLKVTGINLFSAGDFAEGDDREEIVLRDATAGVYKRLILKENRIIGAVLYGETADGSWFFDLMKKSTDISAMRETLIFGQAYQGGSPLDPMAAVAALPDDAEICGCNGVCKGKITTAITSKGLASLDDVRAHTKASASCGNCTGLVEQLMTLTLGDSYNPAAVQPMCKCTDLGHDDVRRLIKAKGLKTIPAVMQELEWKTSCGCAKCRPALNYYLVCDFPDEYADDYQSRYINERVHANIQKDGTYSVVPRMWGGVTSSSELRAIADVVDKFEIPMVKVTGGQRIDLLGIEKEDLPAVWADLGKAGFISGQAYAKGLRTVKTCVGEQWCRFGTQDSTGLGIRIEKFMWGSWTPAKLKLAVSGCPRNCAEATCKDIGVICVDSGFEIHFAGAAGLDIKGTEVLGLVHTEDEALEHIVALTQMYREQARYLERIYKWAKRIGYDEVRRQIMDDTDKRRAYFDRFVFSQKFAQVDPWSERVSGHDKHEFKPMAAIGFNQAAE, encoded by the coding sequence ATGACGCAAAAACTCGTCATCATCGGCAATGGCATGGCGCCGGGGCGCATGCTGGAAAACCTGTTCGAAACCGCCCCCGGTCTCTACGACGTCACCATTTTCAACGCCGAGCCGCGCGTCAATTACGACCGCATCATGCTCTCGCCGGTACTCTCAGGCGAAAAAAGCTATGAAGACATCGTCATCCACAATGACGAATGGTATGCCGCCAACAATGTTACCCTGCACAAGGGCGCCAAGGTCACCGGCATCGATCGCGACAACAAGACCGTGACCAGCGAAAACGGCATCACGGTTTCCTATGACAGGCTGGTCATCGCCACCGGCTCCCTGCCGTTCATCATCCCCGTTCCCGGCCACCAGTTGCCCGGCGTGCTCGCCTATCGCGATCTCGACGATGTGACGAAGATGCTGGAAATTGCGAAGGGCAAGGGCCGCGCCATCGTCATCGGTGCGGGTTTGCTCGGTTTGGAGGCCGCCTATGGCCTGAAGCGTCAGGGCATGGATGTCACCGTCATCCACCTGATGCCAACGATCATGGAGCGGCAGCTCGATCCGGCAGCGGCTTATCTCTTGGAAAAGGCGCTGAACGAGCGCGGCATCGACATCATCACCAAGGCCAACACCAAATGCATTCTGGGTGAGGACAAGGTCGAGGGCATCGAGCTTGAAGACGGCCGTGTCATCAAGGGCGATATGGTGGTGATGGCGGTCGGCATCCGTCCAGCCTCCGGTCTTGCCAAGGAAGCCGGCATCGCCGTCAATCGTGGCATCGTCGTGGATGACGGCATGATGACGTCGGACGCCTCAATCTACGCGCTCGGCGAATGCGCCGAGCATCGCGGCATGTGCTACGGGCTGGTCGCACCGCTTTATGAATCGGCGCGGGTGCTGGCCGATCGGCTGTGCGGCGGTTCGGCCGAATATCATGGCTCCGTCACCAACACGAAACTGAAAGTTACCGGCATCAACCTGTTTTCCGCCGGCGATTTTGCAGAGGGCGACGACCGCGAGGAAATCGTGCTGCGCGACGCCACCGCTGGCGTCTACAAGCGCCTGATTCTCAAGGAAAACCGCATCATCGGCGCGGTTCTCTACGGCGAGACGGCTGACGGATCGTGGTTCTTCGACCTGATGAAGAAATCAACCGATATTTCCGCCATGCGTGAAACCCTGATCTTCGGTCAGGCCTATCAGGGAGGGTCGCCGCTGGACCCTATGGCGGCCGTTGCAGCCTTGCCGGATGATGCGGAAATCTGTGGCTGCAACGGCGTTTGCAAGGGAAAGATCACAACGGCCATCACCTCAAAGGGGCTGGCCTCGCTGGATGATGTGCGCGCCCACACCAAGGCCTCCGCCTCCTGCGGCAACTGTACCGGCCTTGTCGAACAGCTGATGACGTTGACGCTGGGCGATAGCTACAACCCCGCCGCCGTGCAGCCCATGTGCAAATGCACCGATCTCGGTCATGACGATGTGCGCCGTCTTATCAAGGCCAAGGGCTTGAAGACCATTCCCGCCGTGATGCAGGAACTGGAGTGGAAAACCTCCTGCGGCTGTGCCAAGTGCCGGCCGGCGCTCAATTATTATCTCGTCTGCGATTTTCCGGACGAATATGCCGATGACTACCAGTCGCGTTACATCAACGAGCGCGTCCACGCCAATATCCAGAAGGACGGCACCTACTCCGTCGTGCCGCGCATGTGGGGCGGCGTCACCTCCTCCTCCGAACTGAGGGCGATTGCCGATGTGGTCGACAAGTTCGAAATCCCGATGGTGAAGGTGACCGGCGGCCAGCGCATCGACCTTCTCGGCATCGAGAAGGAGGATTTGCCCGCCGTCTGGGCTGATCTCGGCAAGGCGGGCTTCATCTCCGGTCAGGCCTACGCCAAGGGGCTGCGCACCGTGAAAACCTGTGTGGGTGAACAATGGTGCCGCTTCGGCACGCAGGATTCCACCGGGCTTGGTATCCGCATCGAAAAATTCATGTGGGGCTCGTGGACGCCCGCCAAACTGAAGCTCGCCGTTTCCGGCTGTCCGCGCAACTGCGCCGAGGCCACCTGCAAGGATATCGGTGTCATCTGCGTCGATTCCGGTTTCGAAATCCATTTCGCCGGTGCCGCCGGTCTCGACATCAAGGGCACGGAAGTTCTGGGACTTGTCCATACCGAAGACGAGGCGCTGGAGCATATCGTGGCGCTGACCCAGATGTATCGCGAACAGGCGCGGTATCTCGAGCGCATCTACAAATGGGCGAAACGCATCGGTTACGACGAGGTTCGCCGCCAGATCATGGACGATACTGACAAGCGCAGGGCCTATTTCGACCGCTTCGTCTTCAGCCAGAAATTCGCACAGGTCGATCCCTGGTCCGAGCGCGTGTCCGGCCACGACAAGCACGAATTCAAACCCATGGCGGCAATCGGTTTCAATCAGGCGGCGGAGTGA
- a CDS encoding LamB/YcsF family protein — MAAIDLNSDLGESYGAWRMGDDEAMLAVVSSANIACGFHAGDPAGIYRTVKAAAEKGVVVGAHVSYPDRVGFGRRDLDATSEELIADVIYQIGALKGVAAAAGTTVRYVKPHGALYNRIANDAKQGQAVIDGIKAIDPSLVLMGLANAPILDLARKAGLAVVAEAFADRAYTPQGQLVSRREAGAVLHDAAKIADRMVQLAREGTLEAIDGSIIKIEAQSICVHGDSPGAVAIAQEIRRRFEAEGIAIRSFASDR, encoded by the coding sequence ATGGCCGCTATCGATCTCAACAGCGATCTTGGCGAAAGTTACGGCGCGTGGCGCATGGGAGATGACGAGGCGATGCTCGCCGTCGTTTCCAGCGCCAACATCGCTTGCGGATTTCACGCCGGTGACCCGGCCGGTATCTACCGCACCGTCAAGGCCGCCGCCGAAAAAGGCGTGGTCGTCGGCGCCCATGTCTCCTATCCGGACCGTGTCGGCTTCGGCCGCCGCGATCTGGACGCGACCTCGGAAGAACTGATCGCCGATGTCATCTACCAGATCGGCGCGCTGAAAGGCGTTGCCGCAGCCGCCGGCACCACGGTGCGTTACGTCAAGCCGCATGGCGCGCTATACAATCGCATCGCCAATGACGCGAAACAGGGGCAGGCCGTCATCGACGGCATCAAGGCCATTGATCCTTCACTGGTACTGATGGGTCTTGCCAATGCGCCTATCCTCGATCTTGCCCGCAAGGCAGGTCTTGCCGTCGTCGCCGAAGCTTTCGCGGATCGCGCCTATACGCCTCAAGGCCAGCTCGTCTCCCGCCGCGAAGCCGGCGCCGTGCTGCACGACGCGGCGAAAATCGCCGACCGCATGGTGCAGCTTGCCCGCGAAGGCACGCTGGAGGCGATCGATGGCAGCATCATAAAAATCGAGGCGCAATCCATCTGCGTGCATGGCGACAGCCCCGGCGCGGTCGCCATCGCCCAGGAAATCCGCCGCCGTTTCGAGGCGGAAGGCATCGCAATCCGCTCCTTCGCATCCGATCGCTGA